The following nucleotide sequence is from Roseivirga sp. BDSF3-8.
TTCAAGGATAACCTACAGAAAACCATACTCTTCCTTAAACCTGCCAAGAAAATTAAATATCTCAAAAAGTGCTTTGACGAGATATTTCAGTTGGCCCGTAAGTTTGATTACTGGTACAGGCAATTGCAGGCAGTTGAGGAGTTTAACCGGGCAAACAGCAGCATACGAAATGAGATCAGTAGTGCTATAGGCTCAAAACTGGGTCCCTCCTTCAGGAAATTTCGGGGACTTGATGAACTAATTTCCAGAGATCAGGACATCGAAGACCGCGTAGGAATGGATTATTCCGGGTTTGATGAAATCTGGCAGTTGTATGAAATTGAAGAACAGAATTATGGCGGAGTTGAGCCCCTGAAAAAGCGAATTGAATTTGTCGCTGATCGTTTATCCCAGATTTTTCAGGGCTTCTTCGAGACCCTTCTTTACTTGAATCAAAAGGCCCCGGATTATCTGAAAAGCTCCCTTCAGACAGATAACCATTACCCTGAGGTAGCCCTGTTCATTTCATTTATTAAGCTATTCAGAGAAAATCAGGAAAATCTTAATCAATTCACCCGCAGGCATCTGGAGTTTTATTTCCATAATATTCTCCATCAGCAGCCAATTGCTCCCAAGGCAGATAAGGTATATCTGAACTTCATTCCAGATGAGACAGTACCATTTTCTGATGTAAAAAAGGGCACGCTATTCCTGGCAGGCGAAGACCCTGAAGGCAACGAAGTACGTTATGCAGCCGATAATGATCTTCGTATTACACATGGCAAAATCTCTGCCCTTAAATCCGTATTTATTCCTAACAAAAGTCTCAATGTTCGAGGCAGGGAAAAGAAAATTGCCAGCCGGGTAATGCAGGCTACCATACCCTTAGAAGGAGGTATTGTAGGCCAGGTTAACGGCCTGCTTCGTAAAACGTACCCTACATTTGGTGAAGATCAGGCCGGCAAGAGCATCCACGAGCGTACAATGGACCTTGCTTCCGTAGGCTTCGCCATCTCCTCCCCTGCCCTGAAGCTGGCCGAAGGACAGCGGGAAGTCACTGTTACCTTCCATTTGTTTGAATCAGCTTTTAAGAAATTTGAGAAGCATCTGGAAGATCTTGCGTTTGCAGATAGCATTTCAGAAAACGAAGTATTCATTAAGTCCTTTCTTGAGGCCTTTGATATCAGCCTTTCCTGTGAAGAAGGATGGTTTACCCTGAGCCGTTACGTCGCCACACGCAACAATCTGCAAAATACTATATCCATTAAGTTTACACTAGGTAATGAGGATCCTCCTGTCGTAAACTTCAATAATGAGATTCATAGAGGGAAATATGGCCAGGGATTACCTGTAATACGGTTTGAACTCAATAGCAATGCCTACACGTTCGTTTACTCATTGCTCAATGAGGCTGTTTTAGAGCGGATTAGTTTCCATACCTCTGTCAAAGGAGTGAAAAATCTGTTGCTCCATAACGATATGGGACTATTAAGCGCCAATAACCCATTCTTCCCATTCGGTCCCATGCCCCATGTGGGGTCATACCTGCTAATAGGTAGTAGTGAGGTGTTCAATAAGTCACTGGACGAGCTCAGTTTAGATATTGAATGGTTTGACCTTCCCCGCCATCAGAGTGGGTTCTTTGGTCATTACCATGAGTACAAGGCTGATGTGGATAATGAATCCTTCAAAGCAAAAATATCTGTACTTGATGGGGGGCGTTGGGTTCCCGAGCCTGCTGACCAGCAGGAATTTACCCTGTTTAGCACGGTGGATCGGCAGATAAACGAATCCCCGGCTCCTCAAAGTGAGCTGCAGACCAGGAAACGAATTGACAGTATCGATATCAAATCGATCAAGCAGCCAGCCTATTACCAGGGCCTTAATGAGGAACTGATATACAGAAATACCGCGCAACGTGGGTTTTTAAAGCTTGAATTGAGCTCTCCCGGAGAAGGGTTCATGCATAGTCTGTATCCTAACGTGCTCTCCCAGATCACTATTGATAATTCACGAACAGGTTTCTTCCGTAATGCCAAGAAGAAGCCTATGCCGCATACGCCTTATTCACCCCAGATTAAAAGCTTGTCGCTCAACTATAGTTCTTCTTCGGTTATGAACATTGATAACCGTAGCCAGAATAATAGCGAAGGTAATGGTAAGCGAGGTATGCTTTACCATATACATCCCTTCGGAGAGAGCGTCGCCTTTCCGGATACCAGTAAACAGGAAATCTATCTGTTACCCGAAATGAATTATGAGGGTAGCTTAATGATTGGACTGTCACGAATTCATCCTCCCGAGACTATCACCATGCTTTTCGAGATGCTGGATGAGTACACTATTACCTCAGAAGAAGACCCGCCGGTAATTGAGTGGAGCTACTTGTGCCATAATGAATGGCGCTACCTCTCCCCTAGCCGGATCGTACGTGATGAAACCAAGGGCTTTCTAAAGACAGGCATCATAGCCATAGAACTACCAGGCGATATTACAAAAGGAAATACCCTACTTGACGGCGGCTTGTACTGGGTAAGAGCCGCAGCCAAGAAGAACCATCATACGGCTTCTAAAATAGTGAGCGTAACGCAGCAGGTGCTCACGGCCACTCTGGC
It contains:
- a CDS encoding baseplate J/gp47 family protein: MNGNNFNIKIGTNQDNRQLKALNLDYVKVDERSFEDLLVFSWSFSRLLNYYNGENQPDGDWSHFLTDEAVILASIIDADPLVPEKRFKDNLQKTILFLKPAKKIKYLKKCFDEIFQLARKFDYWYRQLQAVEEFNRANSSIRNEISSAIGSKLGPSFRKFRGLDELISRDQDIEDRVGMDYSGFDEIWQLYEIEEQNYGGVEPLKKRIEFVADRLSQIFQGFFETLLYLNQKAPDYLKSSLQTDNHYPEVALFISFIKLFRENQENLNQFTRRHLEFYFHNILHQQPIAPKADKVYLNFIPDETVPFSDVKKGTLFLAGEDPEGNEVRYAADNDLRITHGKISALKSVFIPNKSLNVRGREKKIASRVMQATIPLEGGIVGQVNGLLRKTYPTFGEDQAGKSIHERTMDLASVGFAISSPALKLAEGQREVTVTFHLFESAFKKFEKHLEDLAFADSISENEVFIKSFLEAFDISLSCEEGWFTLSRYVATRNNLQNTISIKFTLGNEDPPVVNFNNEIHRGKYGQGLPVIRFELNSNAYTFVYSLLNEAVLERISFHTSVKGVKNLLLHNDMGLLSANNPFFPFGPMPHVGSYLLIGSSEVFNKSLDELSLDIEWFDLPRHQSGFFGHYHEYKADVDNESFKAKISVLDGGRWVPEPADQQEFTLFSTVDRQINESPAPQSELQTRKRIDSIDIKSIKQPAYYQGLNEELIYRNTAQRGFLKLELSSPGEGFMHSLYPNVLSQITIDNSRTGFFRNAKKKPMPHTPYSPQIKSLSLNYSSSSVMNIDNRSQNNSEGNGKRGMLYHIHPFGESVAFPDTSKQEIYLLPEMNYEGSLMIGLSRIHPPETITMLFEMLDEYTITSEEDPPVIEWSYLCHNEWRYLSPSRIVRDETKGFLKTGIIAIELPGDITKGNTLLDGGLYWVRAAAKKNHHTASKIVSVTQQVLTATLAPQSMGGSHLDEPLPAKTITRSLSNIQGVRAINQPLESFGGIHGEKPEEFYTRVGERLRHKSRAVTAWDFERIVLDKFPAIYKVTCLSGMNSMNLDAPGNVLLVVTPYTNQLANPYEPMASSELLYDIKRYLQSAASSHLKLEVRNPHYERIKIMCSVKFAEGYNYGYYLQKLNEEINRYLIGDLNASRRNLQLGGKVNSSDILSFMRTLPYVDFITEFSMIQAAWDLGGKYVLLDTAREGDERPYLQATKPWSVLVPAQVHQIKVLNETTELHSKQAGIDSLELGYDFIIE